From Mytilus edulis chromosome 9, xbMytEdul2.2, whole genome shotgun sequence, the proteins below share one genomic window:
- the LOC139488694 gene encoding uncharacterized protein: MECNKHNQPLSLYCPSHLMPSCDVCISTSHSKCNGITSLASVVDKTKIENSKESVEKDINYFLSILDQLVTSKSKTIKTGENHCIGVKKSINEIRKEMNKHLDHLEKKLCQETDIILNQERSKATDFISEIEGKRENLKEMKEHLQTVTTNTSKLQSFLGVHKIEQQVHQCQRYIEDLENDERTKEVDIKMKQNDEIENIIGKLVSIESVGEVSVVKTEINLNRETSLRRKAQVKSQEQSNINNMTMNIETKIKINIEKTICDMICLIDGRFIVVELDGKVNLLSSDGKLQKQLPIPGGAFSVTQINEDTIAITYPSERAIKIFNMDNETVTKDIKLGKACFGLSFSNNSLAVGLRKEEIRIIDLEGNTLKSIQVQSKSILYNLVYCNKRVIYSDSIGKAVYCVDESGKQIWEYKQDLIGPRGLCIDTYGNIIAADSDSHRIIVISKDGQDSKVLISKEDGLGFPMFICFKHNESSGFICDSTGRFLAKFNLSCE, encoded by the coding sequence ATGGAGTGCAACAAACATAATCAACCGCTCAGCTTGTACTGTCCAAGTCATTTAATGCCATCCTGTGATGTATGTATTTCCACTAGCCATTCAAAATGTAATGGAATAACAAGTTTAGCTAGCGTGGTGGATAAAACCAAAATTGAAAACTCCAAAGAATCTGTAGAGAAAGACATTAACTATTTTTTATCTATTCTTGACCAATTAGTGACCAGCAAATCAAAAACCATTAAAACAGGAGAAAATCATTGCATAGGCGTAAAGAAATCAATTAATGAGATTAGAAAGGAAATGAACAAACATTTGGACCACCTAGAGAAGAAGTTATGCCAAGAAACCGATATCATCTTGAATCAAGAAAGATCAAAAGCAACTGATTTCATCTCAGAAATTGAAGGGAAAAGGGAAAACTTGAAGGAGATGAAAGAACATTTACAAACAGTAACAACAAATACTTCAAAATTGCAATCCTTTCTAGGTGTACATAAGATTGAACAACAGGTACATCAATGTCAACGTTATATTGAAGATCTAGAAAATGATGAGAGGACCAAAGAAGTTGACATAAAAATGAAGCAAAATGATGAGATAGAAAACATAATAGGCAAATTAGTTTCAATAGAATCAGTTGGAGAAGTGTCAGTTGTTAAGACAGAAATAAACTTGAATAGAGAAACAAGTTTGAGGAGGAAAGcacaagtaaaatcacaagaacAATCCAACATAAACAACATGACAATGAATATTGAGACAAAGATAAAGATCAACATAGAGAAGACTATTTGTGACATGATTTGTCTGATTGATGGAAGATTTATAGTAGTGGAATTGGATGGTAAAGTTAACCTACTTAGTTCTGATGGCAAACTTCAGAAACAGTTACCTATACCTGGTGGAGCCTTCAGTGTGACACAGATCAATGAGGACACTATTGCCATAACTTATCCTAGTGAGAGAGCCATTAAGATCTTCAACATGGATAATGAAACAGTTACCAAAGATATCAAATTAGGAAAAGCATGCTTTggtttatcattttcaaataattcCCTGGCTGTAGGTTTAAGGAAGGAAGAAATCCGTATTATAGACTTGGAAGGAAATACACTGAAGTCAATACAAGTTCAGAGTAAATCAATCCTGTATAATCTTGTTTACTGTAACAAAAGAGTAATCTATAGTGACTCAATAGGTAAAGCAGTATACTGTGTTGATGAATCAGGTAAACAAATCTGGGAGTATAAACAGGATTTAATAGGACCACGTGGACTTTGTATAGATACTTATGGTAACATTATTGCAGCAGACAGTGACTCTCATAGAATTATAGTAATATCAAAAGATGGACAGGATAGTAAAGTACTGATTAGTAAGGAGGATGGACTGGGGTTTCCAATGTTTATCTGTTTTAAACATAATGAGTCTTCAGGTTTTATTTGTGATAGCACTGGCAGATTCTTGGCCAAATTTAATTTGTCATGTGAATAA
- the LOC139488692 gene encoding centromere-associated protein E-like, whose amino-acid sequence MECNKHNQPLSLYCPSHLMPSCDVCISTSHSKCNGITSLASVVEKTKIENSKESVEKDINYFLSILDQLVTSKSKNIKTGENHCIAIKKSINEIRKEINKHLDHLEEKLCQETDIIWNQERSKATDFISEIEGKRQNLKEMKEHLQTVTTNTSKLQSFLGVHKIEQQVHQCQRYIEDLENDERTKEVDIKMKQNDEIENIIGKLVSIESVGEVSVVKTEINLNRETSLRRKAQVKSQEQSNINNMTMNIETKIENNIKKRISDMICLIDGRVILVEEFGKVNLFSSDGKLQKQLPIPGEAWGVTQINEDTIAITYYSERAIKIFNMDNETVTKVIKLGKVCIGLLFSNNSLTVGLSKDEIRIIDLEGNTLKSIQVQSESYLEHLVYCDKRVIYSDYKGKAVYCVDDSGKQIWEYKQDLIGPRGLCIDTYGNIIAADCNSHRIIVISKDGQDSKVLISKEDGLEYPQCICFKHNESSGFICDYNGRYLNKFNLSCE is encoded by the coding sequence ATGGAGTGCAACAAACATAATCAACCGCTCAGCTTGTACTGTCCAAGTCATTTAATGCCATCCTGTGATGTATGTATTTCCACTAGCCATTCAAAATGTAATGGAATAACAAGTTTAGCTAGCGTAGTGGAGAAAACCAAAATTGAAAACTCCAAAGAATCTGTAGAGAAAGACATTAACTATTTTTTATCTATTCTTGACCAATTAGTGACCAGCAAatcaaaaaacattaaaacaggaGAAAATCATTGCATAGCCATAAAGAAATCAATTAATGAGATTAGAAaggaaataaacaaacatttagatCACCTTGAGGAGAAGTTATGTCAAGAAACTGATATCATCTGGAATCAAGAAAGATCAAAAGCAACTGATTTCATCTCAGAAATTGAAGGGAAAAGGCAAAACTTGAAGGAGATGAAAGAACATTTACAAACAGTAACAACAAATACTTCAAAACTGCAATCCTTTCTAGGTGTACATAAGATTGAACAACAAGTACATCAATGTCAGCGATATATTGAAGATCTAGAAAATGATGAGAGGACCAAAGAAGTTGACATAAAAATGAAGCAAAATGATGAGATAGAAAACATAATAGGCAAATTAGTTTCAATAGAATCAGTTGGAGAAGTTTCAGTTGTTAAGACAGAAATAAACTTGAATAGAGAAACAAGTTTGAGGAGGAAAGcacaagtaaaatcacaagaacAATCCAACATAAACAACATGACAATGAATATTGAGACAAAGATAGAGAACAACATAAAGAAGCGTATTAGTGACATGATTTGTCTGATTGATGGAAGAGTTATATTAGTAGAAGAGTTTGGTAAAGTTAACCTATTTAGTTCTGATGGCAAACTTCAGAAACAGTTACCTATACCTGGTGAAGCCTGGGGTGTTACACAGATCAATGAGGACACTATTGCCATAACTTATTACAGTGAGAGAGCCATTAAGATCTTCAACATGGATAATGAAACAGTTACCAAAGTTATCAAATTAGGAAAAGTATGCATAggtttattattttcaaataattctctGACTGTAGGTTTGAGTAAAGATGAAATCCGTATTATAGACTTGGAAGGAAATACACTGAAGTCAATACAAGTTCAGAGTGAATCATACCTGGAACATCTTGTGTACTGTGATAAAAGAGTTATCTATAGTGACTATAAAGGTAAAGCAGTATACTGTGTTGATGATTCAGGTAAACAGATCTGGGAGTATAAACAGGATTTAATAGGACCACGTGGACTTTGTATAGATACTTATGGTAACATTATTGCAGCAGACTGTAACTCTCATAGAATTATAGTAATATCAAAAGATGGACAGGATAGTAAAGTACTGATTAGTAAGGAGGATGGACTGGAGTATCCACAGTGTATCTGTTTTAAACATAATGAGTCTTCAGGTTTTATTTGTGATTACAATGGCAGATACTTGAACAAATTTAATTTGTCATGTGAATAA